One Methanobacterium alcaliphilum genomic window carries:
- a CDS encoding winged helix-turn-helix domain-containing protein has protein sequence MNKVFLWWLIAGSKGGENRARIILELKNRPYNANKLAKKLSLDYKTIRHHMDVLIENNLVKSTGQAYGALYFLTDEMEKVYDKFLEIWEEFKENEDK, from the coding sequence ATGAATAAGGTATTTTTGTGGTGGTTAATTGCCGGCAGTAAGGGTGGGGAAAATCGTGCCAGAATTATACTTGAACTTAAAAATAGGCCTTATAATGCTAATAAATTAGCTAAAAAGCTTTCACTCGATTATAAAACTATTAGACACCATATGGATGTTTTAATAGAGAATAATCTGGTTAAATCTACTGGACAAGCTTATGGTGCATTGTATTTTCTCACTGATGAAATGGAAAAGGTTTATGATAAATTTTTAGAGATTTGGGAAGAATTTAAGGAAAATGAGGATAAATA
- a CDS encoding ATP-binding protein: MYRLTSKLVIYKNISKDSILFRLSNICQNFNTGNYIKEDLITEIYTEINRLLDISTRYGFNKNLWHNYLAFVLSMTENPFTLVSEKVGANEGTVNKFAKSDFHIFKQLFDYDFSPIEKELDIDCFSIITDYDAVVKSEQIFNKSVSEKVQKLSKSIENSKNNQELYQIITDFYKEYGVGKLGLNKAFRISTDDKSSLLSPITATSDVILDDLVGYESQKRELMQNTEAFVEGRRANNVLLYGDAGTGKSASIKAILNQYYSRGLRMIEIYKHEFKELPKIIAEVKNRNYRFIIYMDDLSFEEFEIEYKYLKAVMEGGLEAKPENVLIYATSNRRHLIRESWSDRSDISDDELHLSDTVNEKLSLAARFGVTIGYYNPLREEYFNIVTTLARRHPEIKLTDDELRLAAGRWEMHHGGMSGRTAQQFIDSLLGTIDIT; this comes from the coding sequence ATGTATCGTTTAACATCTAAATTGGTGATTTACAAGAACATCAGTAAAGATAGCATATTATTTAGATTATCTAATATCTGCCAAAATTTCAACACAGGCAACTACATAAAAGAAGATCTGATTACAGAGATTTATACAGAAATCAATCGTCTGCTTGATATTTCAACACGTTATGGTTTTAACAAAAACTTATGGCATAATTATCTGGCTTTTGTTTTGTCCATGACTGAAAACCCTTTTACTCTTGTCTCAGAAAAAGTTGGAGCCAATGAAGGTACGGTTAATAAATTTGCCAAAAGTGACTTCCACATCTTCAAACAATTGTTTGATTATGATTTTTCCCCCATAGAAAAAGAACTTGATATCGACTGTTTTTCCATTATAACTGATTATGATGCTGTTGTAAAAAGTGAGCAGATTTTCAACAAAAGCGTGAGTGAAAAGGTTCAAAAACTAAGTAAATCTATTGAAAACTCCAAAAACAACCAGGAACTATATCAAATCATTACAGATTTCTACAAAGAGTATGGTGTTGGAAAACTTGGGTTAAATAAGGCTTTCCGTATTTCAACTGATGATAAATCCAGCCTCCTCTCTCCCATCACTGCAACCAGTGATGTGATTTTAGATGATTTGGTGGGTTATGAGTCCCAAAAGAGAGAACTTATGCAAAATACTGAGGCATTTGTTGAAGGGCGTAGGGCTAATAATGTCCTTCTTTATGGTGATGCCGGTACTGGAAAATCTGCAAGTATAAAGGCTATTTTGAATCAGTATTATAGTCGCGGTCTGCGTATGATCGAGATTTATAAACATGAATTCAAAGAGTTACCTAAAATCATTGCCGAGGTAAAAAACAGGAATTATCGATTTATTATTTATATGGATGATTTATCATTTGAGGAGTTTGAAATTGAGTATAAATATTTGAAGGCTGTTATGGAGGGCGGATTAGAGGCAAAACCTGAAAACGTGCTAATATATGCAACTTCCAACAGACGCCATTTGATACGGGAAAGCTGGAGTGATCGCTCAGATATCTCAGATGATGAACTGCACCTTTCAGATACTGTAAATGAAAAATTATCTTTAGCTGCACGTTTTGGTGTGACCATTGGTTATTATAATCCTCTGCGGGAAGAATATTTCAATATCGTCACCACTCTGGCAAGGCGGCACCCTGAAATCAAATTGACTGATGACGAACTGAGATTAGCAGCAGGTAGATGGGAAATGCATCATGGTGGAATGTCTGGGCGTACAGCACAACAGTTCATCGATTCTTTACTGGGAACTATTGATATAACATGA
- a CDS encoding nuclease-related domain-containing protein, with product MVVIGPNGIFVIETKNYTGKYLIKGNNWFYYKNGKYHETKTNPAKQVLRNTMELKSFLETKGVDSSIWYQAIVAFKSYSFKVSGKPKAYRVLLPQTVPEYILNQKRNYDLEILKKAAIELEPYCVELSFLNKQ from the coding sequence ATGGTGGTTATTGGTCCCAATGGAATATTTGTAATTGAAACTAAAAATTACACAGGTAAATACTTAATAAAAGGAAATAACTGGTTCTACTATAAAAATGGCAAATATCATGAGACTAAAACTAACCCCGCAAAACAAGTTCTCAGAAATACCATGGAATTGAAGAGTTTTCTGGAGACTAAAGGAGTGGATAGTTCTATCTGGTATCAGGCCATTGTGGCCTTTAAAAGTTATAGTTTTAAGGTTTCAGGAAAGCCTAAAGCATATCGGGTTCTTCTTCCACAGACTGTGCCGGAGTATATTTTAAATCAGAAGAGAAACTATGATCTTGAAATATTAAAAAAAGCAGCCATTGAACTGGAACCTTATTGTGTAGAGCTTTCATTTCTTAATAAACAGTGA